A single region of the Plantactinospora soyae genome encodes:
- a CDS encoding DivIVA domain-containing protein, whose translation MLRRLFRSRPPTATSRLTRIWPPATGIHHAAAARPPLTVGQIRGHQFSTARRGLDPNEVRGFLYQVADEVADLRAELIRTRTENNRIKKALRDWQSRYKNRGVWL comes from the coding sequence ATGTTGCGCAGACTGTTCCGATCCCGCCCACCGACGGCCACATCGCGGCTGACTCGGATCTGGCCGCCGGCCACCGGCATCCATCACGCGGCGGCGGCACGTCCACCGCTGACCGTCGGCCAGATTCGCGGCCACCAGTTCTCCACGGCCCGTCGGGGCCTCGACCCCAACGAGGTACGCGGCTTCCTCTACCAGGTCGCCGACGAGGTGGCCGATCTCCGGGCCGAGCTGATCCGGACCCGTACCGAGAACAACCGGATCAAGAAGGCACTACGCGACTGGCAGTCCCGGTACAAGAACCGGGGAGTCTGGCTATGA
- a CDS encoding winged helix-turn-helix domain-containing protein, producing the protein MPALPDYFRISNAIIADVKQGRMKAGDKLPSIAELCDKYRVSPSTIRLVFVRLEALEVIDRYQGKGVFVTDPKTWLRKP; encoded by the coding sequence ATGCCTGCTCTGCCGGACTACTTCCGGATCTCGAACGCCATCATCGCCGACGTCAAGCAAGGACGGATGAAGGCGGGTGACAAGCTGCCTTCGATCGCCGAACTGTGCGACAAGTACAGGGTCAGCCCGTCGACCATCCGGCTGGTGTTCGTCCGTCTCGAAGCATTGGAAGTCATCGACCGCTACCAGGGCAAAGGTGTCTTCGTGACCGATCCGAAGACCTGGCTCCGTAAGCCCTGA
- a CDS encoding DUF418 domain-containing protein, producing MSRLVIEPSTGPPNVATRLSDRSLAPDLARGTMLLLIALAHAHMYLYGHPKGFRGYQLNGGPIDQVVAGLQVLFVDGRALPMFAALFGYGLVQLANRRIAAGAEWPDVRRLLRRRSLWLIAFGFAHALLLFFGDILVTYGLLSLILVGMVRARDRVLLWVAGLWILVFAALAMLPAWAIITEGSPPLPTSVESPIEAVGQRLAVWAGLGPMLALDIVTPFLLGIWAARRRLLDEPGRHRALLTRVAVAGIVITILGGAPLALMDSQIWTDWTTGTAVPVYALHSVTGIAGGLAYAALAGLIAHRVADAPGRVATALAACGQRSLTCYLLQSVGFVALFAPFTLGLGGRLGDAGAAAVAIGTWLTTVLLAELMRRAGWRGPAEGLLRRLTYAARRPATR from the coding sequence GTGTCCAGACTTGTCATCGAGCCCAGCACCGGTCCACCCAATGTCGCCACCAGGCTGTCCGACAGGTCACTGGCCCCCGATCTTGCCCGCGGAACGATGCTGCTGCTCATCGCATTGGCCCACGCACACATGTACCTGTACGGCCACCCCAAGGGGTTCCGCGGCTACCAACTGAACGGTGGCCCCATCGACCAGGTCGTCGCCGGCCTTCAGGTCCTCTTCGTCGACGGCCGCGCGCTGCCGATGTTCGCCGCACTGTTCGGCTACGGACTGGTCCAGCTGGCCAACCGGCGAATCGCGGCCGGAGCCGAATGGCCGGACGTACGTCGCCTGTTGCGCCGCCGCAGTCTCTGGCTGATCGCGTTCGGCTTCGCCCACGCGCTGCTGTTGTTCTTCGGCGACATCCTGGTCACCTACGGGCTGCTGTCGCTGATTCTCGTGGGCATGGTGCGGGCCCGTGACCGGGTGCTGCTCTGGGTCGCCGGGCTGTGGATCCTGGTGTTCGCCGCGCTTGCCATGCTGCCGGCGTGGGCCATCATCACCGAGGGGTCGCCGCCGCTACCCACCAGCGTCGAGTCACCGATCGAGGCGGTCGGCCAGCGGTTGGCGGTCTGGGCCGGGCTCGGACCGATGCTGGCCCTGGACATCGTCACCCCGTTCCTGCTCGGCATCTGGGCGGCCCGGCGCCGACTGCTCGACGAACCCGGTCGGCACCGTGCCCTGCTGACGCGGGTCGCGGTGGCCGGAATCGTCATCACGATCCTCGGCGGTGCCCCGCTGGCGCTGATGGACTCACAGATCTGGACGGACTGGACGACGGGTACCGCAGTGCCGGTTTATGCGCTGCACAGCGTGACCGGTATCGCCGGAGGGCTCGCGTACGCCGCACTGGCCGGCCTCATCGCGCACCGCGTCGCCGACGCGCCCGGACGGGTGGCCACCGCGCTGGCCGCCTGTGGGCAGCGGTCGCTCACCTGCTATCTGCTCCAGTCGGTCGGATTCGTGGCGCTCTTCGCGCCGTTCACCCTCGGACTCGGCGGGCGGCTCGGCGACGCCGGCGCAGCAGCGGTGGCGATCGGTACCTGGCTGACAACCGTGCTGCTGGCCGAGCTGATGCGCCGGGCCGGATGGCGCGGGCCGGCCGAGGGCCTGCTCCGGCGACTGACGTACGCCGCTCGTCGACCTGCCACACGCTGA
- a CDS encoding TetR/AcrR family transcriptional regulator: MTEKPQDPTLRRSRRRGDDLIQAIHAAVLAEVAKVGVDGLTMEGIAKSAATAKTSLYRRWPSPRELLLDALYEAHPEELPSPGADDLRGDLIRALQQLVAWMVEPAGNAVRVIMLERHRHPDLVEALYNRVFKGHGSTFTYTVLRHYAEQGQIDPELITPVVRDIGEALVFKHVTDADDLPDDDKLAAIVDQAILPAIGILPDRKQRSPRPDGDT; encoded by the coding sequence TTGACCGAGAAACCGCAGGACCCGACATTGCGACGCTCCCGTCGCCGGGGAGATGACCTGATTCAGGCCATCCACGCCGCAGTGCTCGCCGAGGTGGCCAAGGTCGGAGTCGACGGGCTCACCATGGAGGGCATAGCGAAGAGCGCGGCGACCGCGAAGACGTCGTTGTACCGGCGCTGGCCGTCGCCACGAGAACTGCTACTGGACGCGTTGTACGAGGCGCATCCCGAGGAGCTACCGTCGCCGGGCGCCGACGACCTGCGCGGCGACCTGATCCGGGCGCTCCAGCAGCTCGTCGCCTGGATGGTCGAACCGGCCGGGAATGCCGTCAGGGTCATCATGCTCGAACGGCACCGCCATCCCGACCTGGTCGAGGCGCTGTACAACCGGGTCTTCAAAGGCCACGGCAGCACCTTCACCTACACGGTGCTGCGCCATTACGCCGAGCAGGGACAGATCGACCCCGAACTGATAACGCCGGTAGTGCGCGACATCGGGGAGGCCCTGGTGTTCAAGCACGTCACGGATGCCGACGACCTGCCGGACGACGATAAGCTCGCCGCAATCGTCGACCAGGCGATCCTGCCCGCGATCGGCATCCTGCCCGACCGCAAACAACGGTCGCCGAGGCCGGACGGCGACACCTGA
- a CDS encoding class I SAM-dependent methyltransferase — MIVYDSIGTTYSGTRQPDPRVAAQIVAALGAARTVVNVGAGTGSYEPPQTVLAVEPSAVMIAQRPVGSAPVVQAVAESIPIEDDYADAAMALLTVHHWTDLEAGIAELRRIARRRIVVLTWDQAVTRRFWLLSEYLPEAAAFDDTRAVPVDRLAALLGNARVEQVPVPHDCTDGFGVAYWRRPEAYLDPAVRAGMSMLAQLGDEVLRSGLERLAADLSSGRWHERHADLLELDVFDGGYRLVVADL, encoded by the coding sequence ATGATCGTCTACGACAGCATCGGCACGACCTACAGCGGCACCAGGCAGCCCGACCCGAGGGTGGCCGCCCAGATCGTCGCGGCTCTCGGTGCGGCGCGGACGGTCGTCAACGTCGGCGCCGGCACCGGCTCCTACGAGCCGCCGCAGACGGTGCTCGCGGTCGAACCCAGCGCGGTGATGATCGCGCAGCGGCCGGTGGGATCGGCGCCGGTCGTCCAGGCGGTCGCGGAGTCCATTCCGATCGAGGACGACTACGCCGACGCCGCCATGGCGCTACTGACCGTGCACCACTGGACCGATCTCGAAGCGGGGATCGCGGAACTGCGGCGGATCGCCCGGCGGCGGATCGTCGTACTGACCTGGGACCAGGCGGTAACCCGACGGTTCTGGCTGCTGAGCGAGTACCTGCCGGAGGCGGCGGCCTTCGACGACACCCGGGCCGTACCGGTCGACCGGCTCGCCGCGCTGCTCGGCAACGCCCGGGTGGAACAGGTGCCCGTACCGCACGACTGCACCGACGGGTTCGGCGTGGCGTACTGGCGCCGGCCCGAGGCGTATCTCGATCCGGCGGTCCGGGCCGGGATGTCGATGCTCGCCCAGCTCGGGGACGAGGTCCTGCGGTCAGGTCTGGAGCGGCTCGCCGCGGACCTGTCCTCGGGACGCTGGCACGAGCGGCACGCCGACCTGCTGGAGCTCGACGTATTCGACGGGGGATACCGGCTGGTCGTCGCGGATCTGTAG
- a CDS encoding alpha/beta hydrolase has protein sequence MAGLTFEALLNVDPKAFRTAATGWDDLAQAIDDRADALDPTVKRIPDIWEGPAGTKASAHLQGLRKELDLAYVPVLTISQALSRHADGVESLRSQAHSLVARGKEANVTIKPDGSMTLDPAGQNEWGARALSALVHERDELMEAAAQLDSQTAKTISENTATGSGVPAARVDRTSIPPKGSDPKAVKAWWDSLSPAQQRFVLAEYPELVGNLDGVPVASRDIANRIVLDRDHDALNTRRGEVDAREAYIRRMIEEGRGAELYPNAGNPVGEATAELDRLKEERSDIDGKLRGIDKISDRIDDDGSDRPRGFLIGFSSEGDGKAIVSAGNPDDADNVVTYVPGTGTDLSKVGGDLERVDRMVHDANRLEPGEDTAGIMWFGYDAPDDIPAATLDRYAEDGAGDLRNFQSGLRATHEGESSHNVVLGHSYGTTVIGQTASEQAGLNADDLVLVASPGAEVGGAKDLNITGGDPTKHVWATTAKNDFIQNTGLEDNLVHGENPVGAGFGGQVFKSDEGTPLWEWQDPFNAPNFAAHSEYWDPNNEARKNIASIVTSNYGDVTR, from the coding sequence ATGGCCGGTCTGACCTTCGAGGCGCTGCTGAACGTCGACCCGAAGGCGTTCCGGACGGCCGCGACCGGCTGGGACGACCTGGCCCAGGCGATCGACGACCGGGCCGACGCGTTGGATCCCACGGTGAAACGGATCCCGGACATCTGGGAGGGGCCGGCCGGCACCAAGGCGTCCGCGCACCTACAGGGGCTGCGTAAGGAACTGGACCTGGCGTACGTTCCGGTGCTCACGATCTCGCAGGCGCTGTCGCGGCACGCCGACGGCGTGGAGTCGCTGCGCTCCCAGGCCCACTCGCTGGTGGCCCGGGGCAAGGAAGCCAACGTCACGATCAAGCCGGACGGCTCGATGACGCTCGATCCGGCGGGCCAGAACGAGTGGGGCGCCCGCGCGCTCTCCGCGCTGGTGCACGAGCGGGACGAGCTGATGGAGGCGGCGGCGCAGCTCGACTCGCAGACCGCCAAGACCATCAGTGAGAACACCGCGACCGGTTCCGGAGTACCGGCGGCCCGGGTCGACCGCACCAGCATCCCGCCGAAGGGCTCGGATCCGAAGGCGGTCAAGGCCTGGTGGGACTCGCTCTCTCCGGCCCAGCAGCGGTTCGTCCTGGCCGAGTATCCGGAACTGGTCGGCAACCTCGACGGGGTGCCGGTCGCCTCCCGGGACATCGCGAACCGGATCGTCCTGGACCGCGACCACGACGCGCTCAACACCCGACGTGGCGAGGTGGACGCCCGGGAGGCGTACATCCGGCGGATGATCGAAGAGGGACGCGGCGCCGAGCTGTACCCGAATGCCGGGAACCCGGTCGGCGAGGCCACCGCCGAACTGGACCGGCTCAAGGAGGAACGGTCCGACATCGACGGGAAGCTGAGGGGGATCGACAAGATCTCCGATCGGATCGACGACGACGGTTCCGACCGGCCGCGCGGCTTCCTGATCGGCTTCAGCTCCGAGGGCGACGGCAAGGCGATCGTGTCGGCGGGCAACCCCGACGACGCGGACAACGTCGTCACGTACGTGCCGGGCACCGGAACCGACCTGTCCAAGGTGGGCGGCGACCTGGAGCGGGTCGACCGGATGGTCCACGACGCGAACCGGCTGGAGCCGGGCGAGGACACCGCCGGGATCATGTGGTTCGGGTACGACGCGCCGGACGACATCCCGGCCGCCACCCTCGACAGGTACGCCGAGGACGGCGCCGGTGACCTGCGGAACTTCCAGTCCGGGCTGCGGGCCACCCACGAGGGCGAGTCGTCGCACAACGTGGTGCTGGGCCACAGCTACGGTACGACGGTGATCGGGCAGACCGCCTCGGAGCAGGCCGGACTCAACGCCGACGATCTGGTCCTGGTGGCCAGTCCCGGCGCGGAGGTGGGCGGCGCCAAGGACCTGAACATCACCGGCGGCGACCCGACGAAGCACGTCTGGGCGACGACGGCCAAGAACGACTTCATCCAGAACACCGGTCTGGAGGACAACCTGGTGCACGGGGAGAATCCGGTCGGCGCCGGGTTCGGCGGTCAGGTCTTCAAGAGCGACGAGGGTACGCCGCTGTGGGAGTGGCAGGACCCGTTCAACGCACCCAACTTCGCCGCGCACTCCGAGTACTGGGACCCGAACAACGAGGCCCGGAAGAACATCGCCAGCATCGTGACATCGAACTACGGGGACGTGACGCGGTGA
- a CDS encoding type VII secretion target produces MTVRVNTPELRSLGGQVISVAGDLKNNNSSTEGKLAPAEGAGSAGWATSPAATAAAQGWHDYLNGLVGRLEKAGQSMIDAANNYQSSDDRAANRSGRAAI; encoded by the coding sequence ATGACGGTGCGGGTGAACACGCCGGAGTTACGGAGCCTGGGCGGCCAGGTCATTTCCGTCGCGGGCGATCTGAAGAACAACAACTCGTCGACCGAGGGCAAACTCGCGCCGGCCGAGGGCGCCGGTTCCGCCGGATGGGCAACCTCCCCGGCCGCCACCGCCGCCGCGCAGGGCTGGCACGACTACCTCAACGGTCTCGTCGGCCGGTTGGAGAAGGCGGGGCAGTCGATGATCGACGCCGCCAACAACTACCAGTCGTCCGACGACCGGGCGGCGAACCGGTCCGGCAGGGCGGCGATCTGA
- a CDS encoding nuclear transport factor 2 family protein, with product MAAPSPVPPFTRDTAIQKIRMAENGWNSRTPERVAQSYTPDCRWRNRAEFITGRDEIIQFLQRKWAKELEYRLIKELWSFDGNRIAVRFAYESHDDSGNWFRSYGNENWEFDDNGLMRLRLASINDVPISESERKYHWPLGPRPDDHPGLSDLGL from the coding sequence ATGGCCGCGCCTTCTCCGGTGCCTCCGTTCACCCGGGACACCGCCATCCAGAAGATCCGAATGGCCGAGAACGGCTGGAACTCCCGGACCCCGGAGCGGGTGGCTCAGTCGTACACCCCGGACTGCCGGTGGCGGAACCGGGCCGAGTTCATCACCGGGCGAGACGAGATAATCCAGTTTCTTCAGCGTAAATGGGCGAAGGAGCTGGAATATCGCCTCATCAAGGAACTCTGGTCCTTTGACGGCAACCGAATCGCCGTACGCTTCGCCTACGAGTCGCACGACGACTCCGGGAACTGGTTCCGCTCGTACGGGAACGAGAACTGGGAATTCGACGACAACGGCCTGATGCGGCTGCGGCTGGCCAGCATCAACGACGTACCGATCTCGGAGTCGGAGCGGAAGTACCACTGGCCGCTCGGGCCGCGTCCCGACGACCACCCGGGACTGAGCGATCTCGGCCTCTGA